The proteins below come from a single Triticum aestivum cultivar Chinese Spring chromosome 5D, IWGSC CS RefSeq v2.1, whole genome shotgun sequence genomic window:
- the LOC123123119 gene encoding dnaJ protein homolog, with product MFGRGPPKKSDSTRYYEILGVPKDASQDDLKKAYRKAAIKNHPDKGGDPEKFKELAQAYEVLSDPEKREIYDQYGEDALKEGMGGGGMHDPFDIFQSFFGGGGNPFGGGGSSRGRRQRRGEDVVHPLKVSLEELYNGTSKKLSLARNVLCSKCNGKGSKSGASMKCAGCQGAGYKVQIRQLGPGMIQQMQQPCNECRGSGETISDKDRCGQCKGEKVVHEKKVLEVVVEKGMQHGQKITFPGEADEAPDTVTGDIIFVLQQKEHPKFKRKGDDLFYEHTLTLTEALCGFQYVLAHLDGRQLLIKSNPGEVVKPDSFKAINDEGMPMYQRPFMKGKLYIHFTVDFPDSLSLDQCKALETVLPPKPASQYTDMELDECEETMAYDIDIEEEMRRRQQQQAQEAYDEDEDMPGGGGQRVQCAQQ from the exons ATGTTCGGGCGCGGGCCGCCGAAGAAGAGCGACAGCACGCGCTACTACGAGATCCTGGGCGTGCCCAAGGACGCGTCCCAGGACGACCTCAAGAAGGCCTACCGCAAGGCCGCCATCAAGAACCACCCCGACAAGGGAGGCGACCCAGAGAAG TTCAAGGAGCTAGCTCAGGCTTATGAGGTTCTGAGTGATCCTGAGAAGCGAGAGATCTATGACCAGTATGGTGAGGATGCCCTCAAGGAGGGAATGGGAGGTGGAGGAATGCATGATCCTTTTGACATCTTCCAGTCATTCTTTGGTGGTGGCGGCAACCCCTTCGGAG GTGGCGGGAGCAGTAGGGGCAGGCGGCAGCGCAGGGGTGAGGATGTGGTTCATCCTCTGAAGGTTAGCCTTGAGGAACTGTACAACGGAACATCAAAGAAGCTCTCTCTTGCCCGCAATGTGCTCTGCTCGAAGTGCAATGG CAAGGGGTCAAAGTCCGGGGCTTCGATGAAGTGTGCCGGCTGCCAAGGTGCTGGTTACAAGGTGCAGATAAGGCAGCTGGGACCAGGAATGATTCAGCAAATGCAGCAGCCTTGCAATGAGTGCAGGGGAAGTGGGGAGACCATCAGCGACAAGGATCGCTGTGGGCAGTGCAAAGGCGAGAAGGTGGTGCACGAGAAGAAAGTCCTGGAGGTGGTGGTCGAGAAGGGAATGCAGCATGGGCAGAAGATCACCTTCCCCGGCGAGGCGGATGAAGCG CCTGATACTGTTACTGGAGACATAATCTTCGTCCTCCAGCAGAAGGAGCACCCCAAATTCAAGCGGAAGGGCGATGACCTCTTCTACGAGCACACCCTGACCCTGACCGAGGCACTGTGTGGCTTCCAGTATGTCCTGGCTCATTTGGACGGCAGGCAGCTGCTCATCAAGTCCAACCCTGGCGAAGTCGTCAAGCCTG ATTCGTTCAAGGCGATCAACGACGAGGGCATGCCCATGTACCAGAGGCCGTTCATGAAGGGCAAGCTGTACATCCACTTCACGGTTGATTTTCCCGACTCGCTGAGCCTGGACCAGTGCAAGGCGCTCGAGACTGTCCTGCCGCCCAAGCCGGCGTCGCAGTACACGGACATGGAGCTGGACGAGTGCGAGGAGACGATGGCCTACGACATTGACATCGAGGAGGAGATGCGGAGGCGACAGCAGCAGCAGGCACAGGAGGCCTACGACGAGGACGAGGACATGCCCGGTGGCGGCGGCCAGCGGGTGCAGTGCGCCCAGCAGTAG